The following proteins are co-located in the Pyrobaculum calidifontis JCM 11548 genome:
- a CDS encoding HD domain-containing protein has product MLKSVYEVGPKLIDQVLPNSGKVRAVWDLLTSDVEVSAYLKMANVFAVQRLKYNDHGPVHSRIVSGSALAIYKILTEKGFRPSVVADGVGDVEDSMVVTLMGAFLHDIGNSVHRTHHPIYSALLTDRIAEKILSKVYGEGEKMYMLKQEVMHAVFCHDEEFTCLSFEAACAKIADGTDMSSGRARYPYRAGKNDIHALSALSIEKVELAPNDARPLAINVHMSNETGIFQVDVVLGKKIATSGLAPYVEVRAYIRGRLFAVRTFETTHVIKS; this is encoded by the coding sequence GTGTTAAAATCTGTGTACGAGGTTGGGCCCAAGCTCATTGACCAGGTTCTGCCGAACAGCGGCAAGGTGAGGGCTGTTTGGGACCTCTTGACTAGCGATGTTGAGGTATCCGCTTATTTGAAGATGGCCAACGTCTTTGCAGTCCAGCGCTTGAAGTACAACGACCACGGCCCTGTGCATTCTAGGATTGTGTCGGGGAGCGCCCTCGCAATATACAAAATTCTAACGGAGAAGGGGTTTAGGCCCAGCGTTGTGGCCGATGGAGTCGGCGACGTTGAAGACTCCATGGTCGTAACTCTCATGGGCGCGTTTCTCCACGACATTGGGAACTCAGTCCACCGCACTCACCACCCCATATACTCGGCGCTTCTCACAGACAGAATTGCTGAGAAGATCTTGTCAAAGGTCTACGGCGAGGGGGAGAAGATGTATATGCTGAAGCAGGAGGTCATGCACGCGGTGTTTTGCCACGACGAAGAGTTCACGTGCCTCTCCTTTGAGGCGGCATGCGCAAAAATCGCGGATGGCACAGACATGAGTAGCGGCAGGGCGCGCTACCCCTACAGGGCGGGGAAAAACGACATACACGCGCTAAGCGCGCTCTCCATTGAAAAGGTGGAGCTGGCTCCAAACGACGCCAGGCCGCTGGCTATAAATGTGCATATGTCAAATGAGACTGGGATATTTCAAGTGGACGTGGTTTTGGGGAAGAAGATCGCCACCTCGGGCCTTGCGCCCTACGTAGAGGTGCGGGCCTACATCAGGGGGAGGCTTTTCGCCGTGAGGACCTTTGAAACAACCCACGTGATCAAGAGCTAG
- a CDS encoding 50S ribosomal protein L15e, which produces MPSAYQYMAMWYRKVGREVHERLMRSVLIKWRKEPAIVRVERPFRLERARKLGYKPKQGVVVARVRLIRGPFNRRRPDSGRRPKRMGVYGITAWKSWRQVAEERAARKFPGLEVLNSYWVADDGIYRYFEVILIDCNQPTIQRDPLYSGICGREVPRRRLARRLRERQRKLIEHLKKTLLPKLKGTSTA; this is translated from the coding sequence GTGCCCTCGGCTTATCAGTACATGGCCATGTGGTATCGCAAAGTCGGCAGAGAAGTACATGAGCGGCTAATGCGGAGCGTGTTGATCAAGTGGAGGAAAGAGCCGGCTATCGTAAGAGTGGAGAGGCCGTTTAGGCTCGAGAGAGCTAGGAAGCTTGGCTACAAGCCTAAGCAAGGCGTCGTGGTTGCAAGAGTTAGGCTAATACGTGGTCCTTTCAACAGGAGGAGGCCAGACTCGGGTAGAAGGCCGAAGAGGATGGGCGTCTACGGCATCACTGCTTGGAAGTCGTGGCGCCAGGTGGCAGAGGAGAGGGCGGCGAGGAAGTTCCCAGGCTTGGAGGTTCTCAACAGCTACTGGGTCGCGGACGACGGCATATACCGCTACTTCGAGGTAATCCTCATAGACTGCAACCAGCCCACTATCCAGAGGGACCCGCTGTACTCCGGAATCTGCGGCAGGGAGGTGCCTCGCAGAAGGCTGGCAAGGAGGCTGAGGGAGAGGCAGAGAAAGCTAATTGAACACTTGAAGAAGACTTTGTTGCCCAAGCTCAAGGGTACCTCCACGGCTTAA
- the alaXM gene encoding alanyl-tRNA editing protein AlaXM has product MRTKLLYQEDSYIREFEATVLEVNGVEVVLDKTAFHDGTGGVQADTGVLIFGGEVYQAVAAHKGGEVAHVLDRAPAFRPGDVVKGVLDWEKRYRKMRLHTAAHILAAVLYNKYNALITGGDITHEYARDDFNIEGDMAAVRKAFEEAVAEANAIAQRGIDVKVYWLPREEALKIPGVVKLAEKMPPNIPILRIVEIPGVDIQADGGPHVRNTREIGTIKILKIENRGKGKKRLYYTVE; this is encoded by the coding sequence ATGAGGACTAAGCTCCTGTACCAAGAGGACTCTTACATAAGAGAGTTTGAGGCAACTGTGCTGGAGGTCAACGGGGTAGAGGTGGTTTTGGACAAGACGGCGTTTCACGACGGGACAGGCGGCGTCCAAGCCGACACGGGGGTGCTGATATTTGGGGGAGAGGTATACCAAGCCGTTGCTGCGCACAAGGGCGGCGAGGTAGCCCACGTCTTGGACAGGGCGCCTGCCTTTAGGCCCGGCGACGTTGTAAAAGGCGTGTTGGACTGGGAGAAGCGCTACCGGAAGATGCGCCTTCACACGGCGGCACACATCCTCGCCGCTGTGTTGTACAACAAGTACAACGCGTTGATAACGGGAGGCGATATTACACATGAGTACGCCCGCGACGACTTCAACATAGAGGGAGACATGGCCGCTGTTAGAAAGGCATTTGAAGAAGCTGTGGCAGAGGCCAACGCCATAGCGCAGAGAGGCATCGACGTAAAGGTGTACTGGCTTCCCAGAGAGGAGGCGCTTAAGATCCCCGGCGTCGTGAAACTGGCGGAAAAGATGCCGCCCAACATCCCCATCCTCAGGATTGTGGAAATACCCGGCGTCGACATTCAAGCAGATGGGGGGCCCCACGTCCGCAACACGAGGGAGATAGGGACAATCAAGATTCTGAAGATTGAAAATAGGGGGAAGGGCAAGAAGCGGCTTTACTACACCGTGGAGTAG
- a CDS encoding cation:proton antiporter domain-containing protein codes for MDLGIVSIAILLGVLLAYILDRIGIPPLLGFFLSGLVVGRLFDFSMPEAYLQVLLALLAFEVGRQLGAAGLSPAAFFAVLLEAALILGFSMALFLLVRSSVAEALVASVMMLSSSSVLALRFSQALPENARGIALSLTTLEDAVLFFALSLLLGGGSFANLPIALAVLAALSLAALAIFSQVYKYIVGREYALPFAIAMSFGFFYVVQYLQIASPLIGAFIGGYLFSKADVYKMHEKEATALSGLLIYFYALAVGLSVPSAEIRPDLLLLSFAVALFSVLVRATAAFLSSLLTTGQPKTSTDVALSVAHVSELSISIPVAASFLLKEASLTFALAISPVFTLFLAPVVWRHKSWFEKAVASRVREVQTVVAYEKLYRVVTHAFLTATKLAMLALATAFLLAYLWPISLAVVAVLAYYLFKYSSEIYRDLLIALRELGGARYASFAVLASTLALALYVALVLMAKVPELHLYSSIVITAMTIYFLYGVYRGLSTKRAEKRV; via the coding sequence GTGGACTTAGGCATAGTCTCAATAGCGATTTTACTCGGCGTACTCCTCGCATATATTCTCGACAGAATTGGAATACCTCCCCTCCTCGGGTTTTTCCTATCTGGGCTAGTGGTGGGGAGGCTCTTCGACTTTTCTATGCCAGAGGCGTATCTACAAGTTCTACTAGCCCTTCTCGCATTTGAAGTTGGGCGTCAGCTCGGCGCCGCGGGCTTGTCACCTGCTGCTTTCTTCGCAGTGTTATTAGAGGCGGCTTTGATCCTCGGCTTCTCCATGGCCCTCTTCCTCCTCGTCCGCTCCTCTGTGGCAGAGGCGCTGGTGGCCTCTGTCATGATGTTGAGCTCCTCCAGCGTATTGGCGCTTAGGTTCTCCCAAGCTCTTCCCGAGAACGCCAGAGGAATAGCGCTGTCTCTCACCACATTGGAAGATGCAGTCCTCTTCTTCGCCCTTAGCCTGCTGTTGGGGGGCGGCAGCTTTGCTAATTTGCCCATTGCCCTAGCCGTACTCGCCGCCCTAAGCCTCGCCGCGTTGGCCATATTCTCCCAGGTGTACAAATATATCGTAGGCCGCGAGTACGCCCTGCCCTTCGCCATAGCCATGTCATTTGGCTTCTTCTACGTAGTTCAGTACCTCCAAATAGCATCTCCCTTAATAGGCGCCTTCATAGGTGGCTACCTCTTCTCAAAAGCCGACGTATATAAGATGCACGAAAAAGAGGCAACCGCGCTTTCTGGCCTCTTGATATACTTCTACGCCTTGGCTGTGGGGCTTTCAGTCCCATCTGCAGAAATTAGGCCAGACCTACTTCTGTTAAGCTTCGCAGTAGCCCTCTTCTCGGTGCTTGTGAGAGCTACCGCCGCCTTCTTAAGCTCTCTCTTAACCACGGGCCAGCCGAAGACGTCAACTGACGTGGCGCTGTCTGTTGCACATGTTTCTGAGCTCTCTATTTCAATCCCAGTAGCGGCCTCCTTCCTCTTGAAGGAGGCAAGCCTAACCTTCGCGCTGGCGATTTCGCCGGTCTTTACCCTATTTCTCGCGCCAGTGGTGTGGCGACATAAGAGCTGGTTTGAAAAAGCCGTGGCCTCTAGAGTGAGAGAGGTGCAGACTGTCGTGGCGTACGAGAAGCTGTATAGGGTAGTTACACACGCCTTTCTCACGGCGACTAAGTTGGCGATGCTGGCGCTTGCCACGGCGTTTCTCCTGGCCTACCTATGGCCCATATCTCTGGCCGTGGTGGCCGTGCTTGCCTACTACCTATTCAAGTACTCGAGCGAAATATACCGCGACCTACTTATAGCCTTGAGAGAGCTAGGAGGAGCAAGGTACGCCAGTTTTGCCGTGCTGGCATCCACCCTCGCCTTGGCTCTGTATGTGGCGCTTGTGTTAATGGCGAAGGTCCCCGAGCTACATTTATACTCATCCATAGTCATCACGGCGATGACGATATACTTCCTATACGGAGTTTACAGAGGGCTGAGCACAAAGAGAGCGGAGAAGCGCGTCTAG
- a CDS encoding MFS transporter, whose product MTSAFKLIVFSGLGWMFDAMDVLILSYLLVAASKDLGLDTQARAIVVLANNLGMLIGAILFGRLSDRVGRRPVFMTTLLIYSVATALSAFSRTWPDLAILRLIAGLGLGGELPVVAAYVSESSAPKERGRNVVLLESFWSLGAIAAAAVSLFLFTSIGWRASLLLLGLTAFYVFVIRRTLPESPAWATKAEARLTAELIRRAAVVSAVWFALAFGYYGAFLWLPTILATERGFTEVRTYQFMFYTTLAQLPGYFSAAYLVEKIGRRPTAAAYFLVSALAALLFANSVSSTELFLWALALNFFNLGVWGVIYAYTPELFPTAVRGAAMGIAGSAARVGMIIGPTLYPLIGINAMAVIASLWALAAALVYLLPETRHVQAGDL is encoded by the coding sequence ATGACGTCCGCGTTCAAGCTCATAGTCTTCAGCGGCCTTGGCTGGATGTTCGACGCCATGGACGTGTTGATACTGTCCTACCTCCTCGTTGCCGCGTCCAAGGATCTGGGACTTGATACACAAGCCAGAGCCATCGTGGTGCTTGCCAACAACCTGGGCATGTTAATAGGCGCCATACTCTTCGGCAGACTCTCGGACAGGGTAGGCAGGAGGCCCGTATTTATGACGACGCTATTGATCTACAGCGTAGCGACGGCTCTGTCGGCGTTTTCACGAACATGGCCAGACTTGGCCATCCTCAGGCTAATCGCCGGGCTAGGCCTTGGCGGAGAGTTGCCCGTCGTCGCCGCCTACGTCTCAGAGAGCTCGGCGCCTAAGGAGAGGGGGAGAAACGTCGTTTTGCTCGAGAGTTTCTGGTCGCTTGGCGCAATTGCGGCCGCAGCGGTGTCTCTCTTCCTGTTCACCAGCATAGGGTGGAGAGCCTCCCTTCTACTGCTAGGCCTCACAGCCTTTTACGTGTTTGTAATTAGGCGGACTCTGCCCGAGTCACCCGCGTGGGCCACCAAGGCGGAGGCGCGGCTGACTGCCGAGCTGATCCGCAGAGCCGCCGTGGTGTCTGCCGTGTGGTTTGCCCTGGCCTTTGGGTACTACGGCGCATTTCTCTGGCTACCCACCATATTGGCCACGGAGAGGGGGTTCACGGAGGTCCGCACCTACCAGTTTATGTTCTACACAACTCTCGCCCAGTTGCCAGGCTACTTCTCAGCGGCGTACTTGGTAGAGAAAATCGGCAGAAGGCCCACCGCCGCGGCCTACTTCCTAGTCTCAGCCCTCGCCGCGTTGCTCTTCGCAAACAGTGTGTCAAGTACGGAGCTCTTCCTCTGGGCGCTGGCACTGAACTTCTTCAACCTCGGCGTGTGGGGCGTGATATATGCCTACACGCCGGAGCTCTTCCCCACAGCCGTGAGAGGCGCCGCCATGGGCATCGCCGGCTCTGCGGCGCGCGTGGGCATGATCATTGGGCCCACGCTTTACCCCCTCATTGGGATAAACGCCATGGCCGTAATCGCGTCGCTGTGGGCCCTAGCCGCCGCCCTCGTCTACCTCCTGCCTGAAACTCGGCATGTGCAAGCCGGCGATCTTTGA
- the cutA gene encoding divalent-cation tolerance protein CutA yields MYTAVLITAPRKDAEKIARHLLERRVAACVNIADVKSLYWWEGKIEEGEEALLIVKTSTDKLNDLVKEVRAVHPYQVPEVVALPIIGGYREYLSWVERETHA; encoded by the coding sequence ATGTACACCGCTGTATTAATAACCGCGCCTAGGAAGGACGCGGAGAAAATCGCCAGACACCTCCTAGAGAGGAGAGTAGCCGCATGCGTCAATATAGCAGACGTGAAATCCTTGTACTGGTGGGAGGGCAAGATCGAGGAGGGCGAGGAGGCCCTACTGATTGTAAAAACTTCCACCGATAAGCTGAACGATTTGGTCAAAGAGGTGAGGGCCGTCCACCCGTACCAAGTGCCGGAGGTCGTGGCGCTTCCCATAATCGGCGGGTATAGGGAGTACTTAAGCTGGGTGGAGAGGGAGACCCATGCCTAG
- a CDS encoding D-aminoacyl-tRNA deacylase, whose translation MYVLVLSMGDPVSRTFLDVTGPMPLLKTVGNVEVRKYRDMPVVIHRGDPVEFGAEEVLASLGKWAIFISRHEMANPKPFLTVHTPGAWPDVSVSNPRLVSSLYRALCKVAEEPFDCAIEATHHPPNTSAVSATFLEVGSTEAEWNSRRAVGLLQAALEEAVKGGVEATPTMVIGDLHYTTVGDLVLKGDIDVGHIVPKYVEITLDVVRRAYEKHTVPIRRAILFRKNVKNPTRSEVVEFLKAKGVDVVLKG comes from the coding sequence GTGTACGTCTTAGTACTGTCTATGGGGGACCCAGTCTCTCGAACTTTTTTAGATGTGACAGGCCCCATGCCCCTTCTAAAGACCGTGGGAAATGTAGAGGTGAGGAAGTACAGAGATATGCCAGTCGTAATACACAGAGGAGACCCCGTAGAGTTTGGAGCAGAGGAGGTCTTGGCATCGCTTGGGAAATGGGCCATCTTCATATCGCGTCATGAGATGGCCAACCCCAAGCCCTTTCTGACAGTCCACACGCCGGGCGCGTGGCCCGACGTCTCTGTCTCTAACCCCCGCCTCGTCTCGTCGCTGTATAGGGCCTTGTGTAAAGTCGCCGAGGAGCCGTTCGACTGTGCGATAGAGGCCACGCACCACCCGCCAAATACCTCGGCCGTCTCAGCCACTTTTCTTGAGGTGGGGAGCACAGAGGCGGAGTGGAACAGCCGGAGGGCCGTGGGCCTCCTCCAAGCCGCTCTCGAGGAAGCGGTAAAGGGCGGCGTCGAGGCTACGCCTACGATGGTTATAGGCGACTTGCATTATACGACTGTGGGCGACTTGGTGCTCAAAGGCGACATTGACGTTGGCCATATTGTGCCAAAGTACGTCGAGATAACGCTGGACGTGGTGAGGCGCGCCTATGAGAAACACACTGTGCCCATTAGGAGGGCCATACTGTTTCGAAAAAACGTGAAAAACCCGACGAGGAGCGAGGTCGTGGAATTTCTAAAGGCTAAGGGCGTCGACGTGGTGTTGAAGGGATGA
- a CDS encoding 6-hydroxymethylpterin diphosphokinase MptE-like protein: MCKPAIFDPLEWAYVRSLAISLLPELSFHRDEEATRTAASLEGVDIGVLKDFDWGEPVVYMPPFEKVVGGSVVVAVEGYSARKLATRGIKPDVVVTDLDFEPEWVGAGRVVVAHVHGDNYWRVPKRDWVYTVQTWPRGCTFNISGFTDGDRAVYLAYYMGAERIAVSGFYPYATVKRADSLKQRKLFVAAHLLARLSRRVRIDFV; the protein is encoded by the coding sequence ATGTGCAAGCCGGCGATCTTTGACCCACTGGAGTGGGCGTACGTCAGATCGCTGGCGATTAGCCTTCTCCCAGAGCTCTCATTTCACAGAGACGAAGAGGCGACCCGCACCGCCGCATCGCTTGAGGGAGTCGACATTGGGGTATTGAAGGACTTCGACTGGGGAGAGCCGGTGGTCTACATGCCGCCCTTTGAAAAAGTAGTGGGGGGAAGCGTGGTAGTGGCCGTGGAGGGCTACTCGGCCAGAAAGCTGGCGACGAGGGGCATCAAGCCAGATGTCGTTGTGACAGACTTGGACTTTGAGCCAGAGTGGGTTGGGGCCGGGAGAGTGGTCGTGGCGCACGTCCACGGAGACAACTACTGGAGAGTACCAAAGAGGGACTGGGTGTACACAGTGCAGACATGGCCGAGGGGCTGTACCTTCAACATATCGGGCTTCACAGACGGCGACAGGGCCGTCTACCTGGCCTACTACATGGGCGCCGAGAGGATAGCCGTGTCGGGGTTTTACCCATATGCCACTGTGAAAAGGGCCGACTCACTAAAGCAGAGAAAGCTCTTTGTAGCCGCACACCTGTTGGCTAGGCTGTCACGTAGAGTGCGCATAGACTTTGTCTAA
- the ilvA gene encoding threonine ammonia-lyase, with the protein MILLEEALEVIRQKQSEGKIHRTPTLRSESLSRIVGGDVYLKLEALQKTGSFKIRGAYFAMHKYIQEGYREFITASSGNHAQGVAYAAQLHGVKATVVMPETTPWLKVKKTQDYGASVVLYGESYYEAEKRARELVREGVKFLHAYDDYYVISGQATLGAEIVEDVPDVDVVVVPVGGGGLISGVAYAVKRRRPSVKIIGVQASGAPAAYLSFREGKPVTIEKVDTIADGIAVKRPGDITLKLMREYVDDIVLVNDNEIADAIYLLIERSRVVAEGAGAASVAALLSGKIDARGKKVAAVVSGGNIDAPILMRVLMKSLARQRRVVKLVGEVPDRPGTLAKASAILAAHNVNILEVFHERYDPEQRPNYVRLIFVVEIPGTLDIAKLLDELEKNGFFFEASQR; encoded by the coding sequence ATGATACTTCTCGAAGAGGCTTTAGAGGTAATTAGGCAGAAGCAGAGCGAGGGCAAGATCCACAGAACTCCCACGCTTAGGTCTGAGTCTCTGTCGAGGATAGTGGGCGGCGACGTCTATCTAAAGCTTGAGGCGCTTCAGAAGACTGGCTCCTTCAAGATAAGGGGGGCCTACTTCGCCATGCACAAGTACATACAGGAGGGGTACAGAGAATTTATAACCGCCTCCTCGGGCAACCACGCCCAGGGGGTGGCCTACGCGGCGCAGTTGCACGGGGTAAAGGCCACCGTGGTTATGCCGGAGACTACGCCGTGGCTCAAGGTGAAGAAGACCCAGGACTATGGGGCCTCCGTAGTTTTATACGGCGAGAGCTACTACGAGGCGGAGAAGAGAGCCCGTGAGCTGGTTAGGGAGGGGGTAAAGTTCCTCCACGCCTACGACGACTACTATGTGATATCGGGCCAGGCCACGCTAGGCGCCGAAATTGTCGAAGACGTGCCCGACGTAGATGTCGTCGTAGTGCCCGTGGGAGGGGGCGGCCTAATATCCGGTGTCGCCTATGCGGTAAAGAGGCGGAGACCTAGCGTGAAGATTATAGGCGTGCAGGCCAGCGGGGCGCCAGCGGCTTATTTGTCCTTCCGCGAGGGTAAGCCTGTCACAATAGAAAAAGTGGATACAATAGCCGACGGCATAGCGGTTAAGCGGCCCGGCGATATAACGCTGAAGCTTATGCGCGAATATGTCGACGACATAGTATTAGTGAACGACAACGAGATAGCCGACGCCATATACCTACTCATTGAGCGGTCCAGAGTAGTCGCCGAGGGGGCGGGCGCGGCTTCTGTCGCCGCGCTGTTGAGCGGGAAGATAGACGCCAGGGGAAAGAAGGTGGCGGCCGTGGTCTCCGGCGGCAACATAGACGCGCCAATACTAATGAGGGTGTTAATGAAGTCTCTGGCGAGGCAGAGGAGGGTTGTGAAGCTCGTCGGAGAGGTCCCCGACAGGCCGGGCACCTTGGCCAAGGCCTCGGCAATCTTGGCGGCTCACAATGTGAACATTCTAGAGGTCTTCCACGAGCGGTATGACCCAGAGCAGAGGCCAAACTACGTCCGCCTAATCTTTGTGGTAGAGATCCCTGGGACTCTCGACATCGCTAAGCTGTTAGACGAGCTTGAGAAAAACGGCTTCTTCTTCGAGGCGTCTCAACGCTAG
- a CDS encoding aminotransferase-like domain-containing protein, with amino-acid sequence MDIGKLLAERTKYMTASEIRELLKWATVDVISFGGGMPDPSTFPVEDIQKIVNYVLEAYPHKALQYGSTEGVYELRQEIAKFSEEHHGIKTKAENVLVTVGSQEALELLGRVFINPGDVVITENPTYLAALQAWRVYQPKLVGIPMDEHGMIVELLEDKVRELLARGERIKFIYTIPTAQNPTGITMTQDRRKYLLEVAERYDLLIVEDDPYSYFLFEPIQVAPIKALDKSDRVIYLSTASKIFAPGFRLGWVVASEEVIKWFYLAKQSLNLNTSNFVQYIFLEGLRRGVVTKNLPRVKELYKRKRDAMLAALETYMPEGVRWTRPSGGMFVWATVPPQIDTRELLRKAVTQYKVAFIPGHGFFVDESVKNAMRLNFTYPSFEQINEGIRRLALAIKEA; translated from the coding sequence ATGGACATCGGCAAGCTTCTGGCGGAGCGTACCAAGTATATGACCGCCAGCGAGATTAGGGAGTTGCTCAAGTGGGCGACCGTGGACGTGATTTCGTTTGGAGGGGGCATGCCGGACCCCTCCACGTTCCCCGTGGAGGATATCCAAAAGATCGTCAACTATGTCCTCGAGGCGTATCCACACAAGGCCCTCCAGTATGGGTCAACTGAGGGAGTCTACGAGCTACGCCAAGAAATTGCAAAATTTAGCGAGGAGCACCACGGAATTAAGACCAAGGCTGAGAACGTCCTTGTGACAGTGGGGTCGCAGGAGGCGCTGGAGTTGCTCGGCCGCGTTTTTATAAACCCCGGCGACGTGGTTATTACAGAGAACCCGACCTACCTGGCCGCGTTGCAGGCGTGGCGCGTGTACCAGCCCAAGCTAGTGGGCATACCGATGGACGAGCACGGCATGATTGTAGAGCTGTTAGAGGACAAGGTGAGGGAGCTGTTGGCCAGGGGCGAGAGGATAAAATTCATCTACACGATCCCCACGGCGCAGAACCCCACTGGCATTACAATGACGCAGGACAGGCGCAAGTACCTCCTAGAGGTGGCGGAGCGGTACGACTTACTCATCGTGGAAGACGACCCCTACTCCTACTTCCTCTTTGAGCCTATACAAGTGGCCCCAATAAAGGCGTTGGACAAGTCGGATAGAGTGATCTACCTCTCCACGGCGTCTAAGATTTTTGCGCCGGGCTTCCGCCTCGGCTGGGTTGTGGCGAGTGAGGAGGTGATTAAGTGGTTCTACTTGGCCAAGCAGTCGCTTAACTTAAACACCTCGAACTTTGTGCAATACATATTCTTGGAGGGGCTTAGGCGCGGCGTGGTGACTAAAAATCTGCCGCGGGTTAAAGAGCTATACAAGAGGAAGCGCGACGCCATGTTGGCTGCCTTGGAGACCTACATGCCTGAAGGCGTGAGGTGGACCCGGCCCTCGGGCGGCATGTTCGTATGGGCCACCGTCCCGCCGCAGATAGACACGCGGGAGCTGTTGCGCAAGGCCGTCACCCAGTACAAGGTGGCCTTTATCCCTGGCCACGGCTTCTTCGTCGACGAGTCTGTCAAAAACGCCATGAGGCTAAACTTCACCTACCCCTCTTTTGAGCAAATAAACGAGGGCATCCGCCGCCTCGCTCTGGCAATTAAAGAGGCATGA
- a CDS encoding 2,3-bisphosphoglycerate-independent phosphoglycerate mutase — protein sequence MPSVLWILFDGGGDRPNGGKTPFHVAFKPTIDYLTSLGSCGLLDPISPGVRPGSDTAHLALFGYDPYKYYTGRGAFEALGAGIELRPGDVAFRTNLATVDSSGVVIDRRAGRYIAPEETRAVEEVMAKIGDEVAKRYGVEVVYKSTVEHRGVLVLRGPVSHKVSDTDPHKVGMPVAKAAPLGNDREAALTAEVVNYITARFTEAAGGLEINKARAASGRPPINAILLRGGGYMPAIEPVAEKYRVKAAAIAGVALIRGVAKAVGMDVYTAQGLGGTKDDVFDHAVKLAVELMGKYDVVFLHVKGTDSTSHDGDFQGKVAVIERLDKALAPYLDHLLKNYFIVTSDHATPVSIREHTGEPVPLTLYGPDVVPDDVAKFSELTCWRGALGRLRGIDIMPILASYLGLSEKFGE from the coding sequence ATGCCTAGCGTCCTCTGGATACTCTTCGACGGCGGAGGCGACAGGCCAAACGGCGGCAAAACTCCGTTTCACGTAGCCTTTAAGCCAACGATAGACTACCTCACGTCGCTGGGCTCCTGCGGCCTCTTAGACCCCATATCGCCGGGGGTCAGGCCGGGCTCTGACACCGCCCACCTCGCGCTCTTTGGCTACGACCCCTACAAGTACTACACTGGGAGGGGGGCCTTCGAGGCGCTTGGCGCCGGCATAGAGCTTAGGCCAGGCGACGTGGCCTTCCGGACTAACTTAGCCACAGTGGACAGCTCCGGCGTGGTGATAGACAGGAGGGCCGGCCGCTACATAGCGCCCGAGGAGACGAGGGCCGTGGAGGAGGTCATGGCCAAAATAGGCGACGAAGTTGCAAAGAGGTACGGGGTAGAGGTGGTGTACAAGTCCACCGTCGAGCACAGGGGTGTGCTAGTGCTGAGGGGCCCGGTGAGCCACAAGGTAAGCGACACAGATCCGCACAAGGTAGGCATGCCCGTGGCCAAGGCGGCTCCCCTGGGCAACGACAGAGAGGCCGCTCTCACTGCCGAGGTGGTCAACTACATCACTGCCCGCTTCACAGAGGCCGCGGGTGGCCTTGAGATAAACAAGGCCAGAGCCGCCAGCGGCAGGCCCCCCATAAACGCGATATTGCTCAGGGGAGGGGGCTACATGCCCGCCATTGAGCCCGTGGCAGAGAAGTACAGAGTCAAGGCGGCCGCCATAGCTGGCGTCGCCTTGATAAGAGGGGTGGCCAAGGCGGTTGGAATGGACGTATACACAGCCCAGGGCCTCGGCGGTACAAAAGACGACGTGTTTGACCACGCCGTAAAACTCGCAGTAGAGCTCATGGGCAAATACGACGTGGTCTTTCTACATGTGAAGGGGACCGACTCCACAAGCCACGACGGAGACTTCCAGGGGAAGGTGGCAGTGATAGAGCGTTTGGACAAGGCGCTGGCGCCCTACTTAGACCACTTGTTGAAGAACTACTTCATAGTGACCTCAGACCACGCCACCCCTGTGTCAATACGTGAGCATACAGGAGAGCCCGTGCCGCTAACGTTATACGGACCTGACGTGGTCCCGGACGATGTGGCGAAGTTCTCCGAGCTCACGTGTTGGAGGGGAGCCCTTGGGAGGCTGAGGGGCATCGACATAATGCCTATACTGGCCAGCTACTTGGGCCTCTCTGAGAAGTTCGGAGAGTGA